From a region of the Candidatus Binatus sp. genome:
- the acs gene encoding acetate--CoA ligase: MSPTEATHIDSTLTESRKFPPPAEFSARAWVKSFDEHQAICRRADADPEAFWAECARNLDWFRPFDKTLEWNFPHAKWFVGGTINAAYNCLDRHLDGPRRNKAALIWEGEPGDSRVLTYQMLADEVGRCANALKSIGVKDGDRVAIYMPLVPEAAIAMLACARIGAIHSVVFAGFSSEALADRINDAQAKVCITADGGWRRGQIVELKNNVDEALKKSPSIRKVVVLKRVGNKVEMRKGRDLWWDELVPAQSPRCDAAALDAEHPLYTLYTSGTTGKPKGVVHTTGGYLTHVLMTMKWVFDLKEDDIYWCTADIGWVTGHSYTVYGPLAAGATVVMYEGAPNFPGNDRFWQIIAKYHVSIFYTAPTAIRTFIKWGDAWVKKHDLSSLRLLGSVGEPINPEAWMWYRKVIGGERCPIVDTWWQTETGGIMISPMPGAIATKPGSATFPLPGIAADVVTREGKSVGANQGGLLIVRKPWPGMLRTIYRDPERYKNNYFVQIDGAYFTGDGARRDQDGYLWIMGRVDDVINVSGHRLGTMEIESALVSHAAVAEAACVGRPDEMKGQAVVAFVTLEGGRKGDGRLRDELRAHVVKEIGALARPDDVRFTEALPKTRSGKIMRRLLRQIASGDDTLGDTTTLEDLSVLARLRDDD; this comes from the coding sequence ATGTCTCCGACCGAAGCGACTCATATCGATTCGACGCTGACCGAATCGCGCAAGTTTCCTCCCCCCGCCGAGTTTAGCGCGCGCGCGTGGGTCAAAAGCTTCGACGAGCACCAGGCGATCTGCAGGCGCGCTGACGCCGACCCGGAGGCGTTCTGGGCCGAATGCGCGCGCAACCTTGATTGGTTCCGGCCGTTTGACAAAACGCTGGAGTGGAATTTCCCGCATGCGAAGTGGTTCGTCGGCGGCACGATCAACGCCGCCTACAATTGCCTTGATCGCCATCTCGACGGCCCGCGCCGCAACAAAGCCGCGCTGATCTGGGAGGGCGAGCCGGGCGACTCGCGCGTGCTGACCTACCAGATGCTCGCCGATGAAGTGGGCAGGTGCGCCAATGCGTTGAAGAGCATCGGCGTCAAGGACGGCGACCGCGTCGCGATCTACATGCCGCTAGTGCCGGAGGCGGCGATCGCGATGCTGGCGTGCGCGCGAATCGGTGCGATTCATTCGGTGGTCTTCGCCGGCTTCTCGTCCGAAGCGCTGGCCGATCGGATCAACGACGCGCAAGCGAAGGTCTGTATCACTGCGGACGGCGGATGGCGCCGCGGGCAAATCGTCGAGCTCAAGAACAATGTCGATGAGGCGCTGAAAAAGTCTCCATCGATCCGGAAAGTCGTCGTGCTCAAGCGGGTCGGCAACAAGGTCGAGATGCGCAAAGGGCGCGACCTGTGGTGGGACGAGCTGGTTCCCGCGCAAAGCCCACGATGCGATGCCGCCGCGCTCGACGCCGAGCATCCGCTCTACACGCTTTACACCAGCGGCACCACCGGCAAACCCAAGGGCGTCGTGCATACGACCGGCGGCTACCTGACCCATGTCCTGATGACGATGAAGTGGGTGTTCGACTTGAAGGAGGACGACATCTACTGGTGCACCGCCGATATCGGATGGGTTACAGGCCACAGTTACACCGTGTACGGGCCGCTGGCCGCGGGCGCGACGGTGGTGATGTATGAAGGCGCGCCGAACTTTCCCGGCAACGATCGCTTCTGGCAGATAATCGCGAAGTACCACGTCAGCATCTTCTACACCGCGCCCACTGCGATACGGACCTTCATCAAATGGGGCGACGCGTGGGTGAAAAAGCATGACCTGTCCAGTCTGAGATTGCTCGGCTCGGTCGGCGAGCCGATCAATCCCGAAGCGTGGATGTGGTACCGCAAAGTTATCGGCGGCGAGCGATGCCCAATCGTCGATACGTGGTGGCAGACCGAGACCGGCGGGATCATGATAAGCCCGATGCCCGGCGCGATCGCCACCAAGCCCGGCTCCGCGACGTTTCCACTTCCCGGCATCGCGGCCGACGTCGTCACCCGCGAGGGCAAGAGCGTCGGCGCCAACCAGGGCGGCCTGCTGATCGTGCGCAAGCCGTGGCCCGGGATGCTGCGAACGATCTACCGCGACCCCGAGCGCTACAAGAACAATTACTTTGTCCAGATCGACGGCGCCTATTTCACCGGCGACGGCGCGCGGCGCGATCAGGACGGCTACTTATGGATCATGGGCCGCGTGGACGACGTGATTAACGTGTCGGGCCATCGGCTCGGCACCATGGAGATCGAAAGCGCGCTGGTTTCGCATGCGGCGGTTGCGGAGGCCGCGTGCGTCGGGCGCCCCGACGAGATGAAGGGACAGGCCGTGGTCGCATTCGTCACGCTGGAGGGCGGGCGCAAGGGCGATGGCAGGTTGCGCGACGAATTGCGCGCGCACGTCGTCAAGGAAATCGGCGCGCTGGCGCGGCCCGACGACGTCCGCTTTACCGAGGCGCTGCCGAAAACGCGCAGCGGCAAGATCATGCGGCGTCTGCTGCGGCAAATCGCGTCGGGCGATGATACGCTTGGCGATACGACGACGCTCGAGGATTTGTCGGTGCTGGCCAGGCTGCGCGATGATGACTGA
- a CDS encoding DUF3536 domain-containing protein codes for MGEPKYIIVHGHFYQPPRESPWTGLIGPEHGAAPFPNWNERILSECYTANAHAHTMQGAVVHVRNNYESLSFDVGPTLAGWLQTHGKAAYRATIRADAMYADAHGGHGNAIAQSYSHSILPLLPPRDRELQIAWGIDDFVFRFGRKPAGMWIPECAADDDTLASIAAAGIRFVMLASDQGKFSGPGAGSRNAGPFQWRRGDLSLAVFRFDRELSTSVSFGNGLADGARLADGIADTALKLEPGAALMLATDGETFGHHNKHGAAELARALMALERRDDVVLTNCADYLAAHPAAGSFEIASASSWSCPHGVERWRSNCGCRHDPNTSQEWRGPLRAAMDFVKNHAEATYDRFAPAIVKEPGAILRDAIRLLIDPNPAVHEEFFKRFGVADESNREALLGMFEMVCAGQAALTSCAWFFDDFGGLEGRVVLRWAARAVELAAEHSASIENELLERLRGINSNRRENGDAATLYLSLKTREARGRV; via the coding sequence ATGGGGGAACCCAAGTACATCATAGTCCACGGCCATTTTTATCAGCCGCCGCGCGAGAGCCCATGGACGGGTTTGATCGGTCCTGAGCATGGCGCTGCCCCGTTTCCGAACTGGAACGAGCGAATCTTGAGCGAATGTTACACGGCCAACGCTCATGCCCACACGATGCAAGGGGCGGTCGTTCACGTTCGCAATAATTACGAGTCGCTGAGCTTCGATGTCGGGCCGACGCTGGCCGGATGGCTGCAGACGCACGGCAAGGCCGCGTATCGCGCGACGATCCGCGCCGACGCGATGTATGCCGATGCGCACGGCGGCCATGGCAACGCAATCGCGCAGTCGTACAGTCATTCGATTTTGCCGCTGTTGCCGCCACGCGATCGCGAGCTGCAGATCGCATGGGGTATCGACGATTTCGTTTTCCGATTCGGCCGCAAGCCCGCCGGGATGTGGATCCCCGAGTGCGCCGCCGATGACGACACGCTTGCGTCGATTGCGGCGGCCGGGATCCGGTTTGTCATGCTCGCGTCGGATCAAGGAAAGTTCAGCGGCCCGGGCGCCGGGTCGCGCAACGCCGGGCCGTTCCAATGGCGCAGGGGCGATTTGAGCCTGGCAGTGTTCCGCTTCGACCGTGAGTTATCCACCAGCGTCTCCTTCGGCAACGGATTGGCCGACGGCGCCCGGCTGGCGGACGGGATTGCCGACACCGCGCTCAAGCTGGAGCCCGGCGCCGCGCTGATGTTAGCCACCGACGGCGAAACGTTTGGCCATCATAATAAACACGGCGCCGCGGAGCTGGCGCGCGCCCTGATGGCGCTGGAGCGCCGCGACGACGTGGTGCTCACCAATTGCGCGGACTACCTGGCGGCGCATCCCGCGGCGGGATCATTCGAGATTGCGTCCGCCAGTTCATGGAGCTGTCCGCATGGCGTCGAAAGGTGGCGCTCGAACTGCGGATGCCGCCACGATCCGAACACCTCGCAGGAATGGCGCGGGCCGCTTCGCGCCGCGATGGATTTCGTGAAAAACCATGCCGAGGCGACTTACGATCGCTTCGCCCCGGCGATTGTGAAAGAGCCCGGCGCGATCCTGCGCGACGCAATCCGTTTGCTGATCGATCCGAATCCCGCCGTCCACGAAGAGTTCTTCAAGCGCTTCGGGGTTGCCGACGAGAGCAATCGCGAAGCGCTGCTGGGGATGTTCGAAATGGTTTGCGCGGGGCAGGCGGCGCTCACCAGCTGCGCGTGGTTCTTCGACGATTTCGGAGGCTTGGAGGGGCGCGTCGTGCTCAGATGGGCGGCGCGTGCGGTGGAACTCGCGGCTGAGCACTCGGCGAGCATCGAAAATGAACTGCTCGAGCGGCTGCGCGGAATCAATTCGAACCGGCGCGAGAATGGCGACGCCGCGACCCTGTACTTAAGCTTGAAAACGCGCGAAGCTCGCGGTCGCGTGTGA
- a CDS encoding dodecin, translated as MPDKTYKIIEVVGVSEDSIQQAVRNALIKARRTIRNIDWFEVNNIRGSVNKAGDPAFQVEVRIGFRLEGDAAV; from the coding sequence ATGCCGGATAAGACGTACAAGATAATCGAGGTTGTCGGGGTGTCGGAGGATAGCATCCAGCAGGCGGTGCGCAACGCATTAATCAAGGCCCGCCGGACTATACGGAATATCGACTGGTTCGAGGTCAATAATATTCGCGGTTCGGTGAACAAGGCGGGCGATCCGGCTTTTCAGGTGGAAGTGCGGATCGGATTCCGGCTGGAGGGCGACGCCGCGGTTTGA